In a single window of the Nocardiopsis composta genome:
- a CDS encoding cytochrome P450, with amino-acid sequence MNDATGTDAAPPAVPPLPLGGAVEEVGDDVLGNHLLDARGLQWLHGVNGDPYARALCGQDDDPYPLYERVRARGPVYRSLTGSLVVADRSAADRVLGDEEVFARPGRGAPVPEPQVLPFLAGDPLAAPGAAGAAADGAPAEPDGPAARAGAAVLERVAALGGRAAGFDVMAEAAWPAAVAAAAERCGVPAGHREGFAAACRALAGLPDYPLSAQRPQEVRALAAALEALEAVPGARPLEAARAAVAAHLVGNTVLALLGAPGAWKRVHAEPGLAAAAVAETLRLDPPVQMAARVARTGAEAGGGAVPAGAHVVVLVGAAGRDPRAYRAPGVFDLDRADGGAGAAGRVVAAPVRRDAEAAVAALAGALPELALGGPVLYRRRRPVSRGPLALPVSA; translated from the coding sequence ATGAACGACGCCACCGGAACCGACGCCGCGCCGCCGGCCGTCCCGCCCCTGCCGCTGGGCGGGGCCGTGGAGGAGGTCGGGGACGACGTGCTGGGCAACCACCTGCTCGACGCGCGCGGGCTGCAGTGGCTGCACGGGGTGAACGGCGACCCCTACGCCCGTGCGCTGTGCGGGCAGGACGACGACCCCTATCCGCTCTATGAGCGGGTGCGGGCGCGGGGGCCGGTGTACCGCAGCCTCACCGGCAGCCTGGTGGTGGCCGACCGGTCGGCCGCCGACCGGGTGCTGGGCGACGAGGAGGTGTTCGCCCGGCCGGGCCGGGGCGCGCCGGTCCCGGAGCCGCAGGTGCTGCCGTTCCTCGCCGGCGACCCGCTGGCCGCCCCCGGGGCGGCCGGGGCCGCCGCGGACGGCGCGCCGGCGGAGCCGGACGGGCCGGCCGCCCGGGCCGGCGCGGCGGTGCTGGAGCGGGTCGCCGCGCTCGGGGGCCGCGCGGCCGGGTTCGACGTGATGGCCGAGGCGGCCTGGCCCGCGGCGGTGGCGGCCGCGGCGGAGCGGTGCGGAGTGCCCGCCGGGCACCGCGAGGGGTTCGCCGCGGCCTGCCGCGCCCTGGCCGGGCTGCCCGACTATCCGCTGTCGGCGCAGCGGCCGCAGGAGGTCCGGGCGCTGGCCGCCGCGCTCGAGGCGCTGGAGGCCGTGCCGGGGGCGCGGCCGCTGGAGGCGGCGCGCGCAGCGGTCGCGGCGCACCTCGTGGGGAACACCGTGCTGGCGCTGCTCGGCGCCCCGGGGGCGTGGAAGCGGGTGCACGCCGAGCCGGGGCTCGCCGCGGCGGCCGTGGCCGAGACGCTGCGCCTGGACCCGCCGGTGCAGATGGCGGCGCGGGTGGCGCGGACCGGCGCCGAGGCCGGCGGGGGCGCGGTGCCCGCGGGGGCGCACGTGGTCGTCCTGGTCGGCGCCGCCGGACGCGATCCGCGCGCCTACCGCGCCCCCGGCGTCTTCGACCTGGACCGCGCGGACGGCGGTGCCGGCGCGGCCGGGCGGGTGGTGGCCGCGCCGGTGCGGCGGGACGCCGAGGCGGCGGTCGCGGCGCTCGCCGGTGCGCTGCCGGAGCTCGCCCTCGGCGGCCCGGTCCTCTACCGCAGGCGCCGGCCGGTCTCCCGCGGCCCGCTGGCGCTGCCCGTCTCCGCCTGA
- a CDS encoding activator-dependent family glycosyltransferase — MRVLFTSLAHNTHYYTLVPLAWALRAAGHEVRVASQPALSDTITASGLTAVPVGTDHRIHQTRVRMNGEPRPDHPAIDFDEVRAVEPDWEHVLGRETLLTPYFYALANNDEMVDALVAHARAWRPDLVVWEPVTFAGAVAARAAGAAHARLMWGSDVLGSARRTFLRLRDAQPPEHREDPLRDWLTWTLERHSCTFDEEAVTGQWTIDPAPASLRLPTGLPTVGMRYVPYNGPSVLPEWLSEPPERPRICLTLGVSAREVLGGDGVSLADLIEGLADLDIELVATLDPGQREALGRVPANTRLVDFVPLDALLPSCAGIIHHGGAGTFSTALVRGVPQIVLAALWDAPVKARRLAELGAGAMIGPAELTGEAVRAQVERLIADPSVAAAAGRLREEALADPSPADLVPELERLAARHRAAPASR; from the coding sequence ATGCGCGTCCTGTTCACCTCCCTCGCCCACAACACGCACTACTACACGTTGGTCCCGCTGGCCTGGGCGCTGCGCGCCGCGGGGCACGAGGTGCGGGTGGCCTCCCAGCCGGCCCTCTCCGACACCATCACCGCCTCCGGGCTGACCGCCGTCCCGGTCGGCACCGACCACCGGATCCACCAGACGCGGGTCCGGATGAACGGGGAGCCGCGCCCCGACCACCCGGCCATCGACTTCGACGAGGTGCGCGCGGTGGAGCCGGACTGGGAGCACGTGCTGGGCCGGGAGACGCTGCTGACCCCCTACTTCTATGCGCTGGCCAACAACGACGAGATGGTCGACGCGCTGGTCGCCCACGCCCGGGCCTGGCGCCCGGACCTGGTGGTGTGGGAGCCGGTGACGTTCGCCGGCGCGGTGGCCGCGCGCGCGGCGGGCGCCGCGCACGCGCGGCTGATGTGGGGTTCGGACGTGCTGGGGAGCGCGCGCCGCACGTTCCTGCGGCTGCGCGACGCGCAGCCTCCCGAGCACCGCGAGGACCCGCTGCGCGACTGGCTGACCTGGACGCTGGAGCGGCACTCCTGCACCTTCGACGAGGAGGCGGTGACCGGCCAGTGGACGATCGACCCGGCGCCGGCGAGCCTGCGGCTGCCCACCGGGCTGCCGACGGTGGGGATGCGCTACGTCCCCTACAACGGGCCGTCGGTGCTGCCGGAGTGGCTGTCGGAGCCGCCGGAGCGCCCGCGGATCTGCCTGACGCTGGGCGTGTCGGCGCGCGAGGTGCTGGGCGGTGACGGCGTCTCGCTCGCCGATCTGATCGAGGGCCTGGCCGACCTGGACATCGAGCTGGTCGCCACGCTCGACCCGGGGCAGCGCGAGGCGCTGGGGCGGGTCCCGGCCAACACGCGGCTGGTGGACTTCGTGCCGCTGGACGCCCTGCTGCCGTCGTGCGCCGGGATCATCCACCACGGCGGCGCGGGGACGTTCTCCACCGCGCTGGTCCGGGGCGTCCCGCAGATCGTGCTGGCGGCGCTGTGGGACGCGCCGGTCAAGGCGCGGCGCCTGGCCGAGCTGGGCGCCGGCGCGATGATCGGCCCCGCCGAGCTGACCGGGGAGGCGGTGCGCGCTCAGGTGGAGCGGCTGATCGCGGACCCGTCGGTGGCGGCGGCCGCCGGGCGGCTGCGCGAGGAGGCGCTGGCCGACCCTTCGCCCGCGGATCTCGTCCCGGAGCTGGAGCGGCTCGCCGCCCGGCACCGGGCGGCGCCCGCCTCCCGGTGA
- a CDS encoding class I SAM-dependent methyltransferase, translating into MYEEELAAIYDLVYEGRGKDHAAEAEQVLGLVRARAGEPASLLDVACGTGAHLRHFAAAVPDAEGLELSEDMLGVARGRMPGVKLHRGDMRAFSLGRRFSAAVCMFSSIGYMRDAGELGAALRCFAEHLEPGGVCVIEPWWFPETFIEGYVGADTVQDGGRTVTRMSHSVRAREGRATHMEVHFLVADAGSGIRHFSNAHEITLFRRGEYEAAFTGAGLDVEYLDGGPSGRGLFVGVRT; encoded by the coding sequence GTGTACGAAGAAGAGCTCGCCGCGATCTACGACCTGGTCTACGAGGGCCGCGGCAAGGACCACGCCGCCGAGGCGGAGCAGGTGCTCGGCCTGGTGCGGGCGCGGGCGGGCGAGCCCGCGTCGCTGCTCGACGTGGCCTGCGGTACCGGCGCCCACCTGCGGCACTTCGCCGCCGCGGTGCCGGACGCCGAGGGCCTGGAGCTGTCGGAGGACATGCTCGGCGTGGCCCGCGGCCGGATGCCCGGTGTGAAGCTGCACCGGGGCGACATGCGCGCGTTCTCCCTGGGGCGGCGGTTCTCCGCCGCGGTGTGCATGTTCAGCTCCATCGGCTACATGCGCGACGCCGGCGAGCTCGGTGCGGCGCTGCGCTGCTTCGCCGAGCACCTGGAGCCCGGCGGGGTGTGCGTGATCGAGCCGTGGTGGTTCCCGGAGACCTTCATCGAGGGCTACGTGGGCGCCGACACCGTCCAGGACGGCGGGCGCACCGTCACCCGGATGTCGCACTCGGTGAGGGCGCGCGAAGGCCGTGCGACGCACATGGAGGTGCACTTCCTGGTGGCCGATGCCGGGTCGGGGATCCGGCATTTCAGCAACGCCCACGAGATCACGCTCTTCCGGCGCGGCGAGTACGAGGCGGCGTTCACCGGGGCCGGCCTGGACGTCGAGTACCTCGACGGCGGGCCCTCCGGACGCGGCCTGTTCGTCGGGGTCCGCACCTGA
- a CDS encoding beta-glucosidase family protein — MTTTTRSGDPGETADALVARMTREEKLSFAAWGFDPAGMKGVGYLPGVPRLGIAPLRVADGPVGIRLIGEPATALPAPVALACAFDAGLAREYGAVMGRDGRALGQDMVLAPMVNSVRVPHAGRNFETFGEDPLLAADIAAAQVEGVQSEGLMACVKHFAANNQEKDRFTVDVAVDGQVLREIEFPPFRAAVEAGVAGVLAAYNSLNGAFCSENAALLRDVLRGDWGFGGWVMSDWLGTHSTAAIGRGLDQELGLEIEHEPGPDEEPPGPKYFGAALEEAIERGEVAEADLDRAVARIVAAMVRFGLVGDGAGARPERDREAARGVARRVAEAGAVLLRNEGGALPLTGGRAADLAVIGDAAAVPKVTGLGSAFVTPDAAAAPLEAIRERAGAGARVVHVRGDDVFGRPVGDAALSPALPGGQALPSGGRGEVYKGVLTVAEAGVHRLSVRVRGGYATLTLDGEVALEAGEVFGPQSSLTLDLAEGEYRLGLSGWAWQASPLEVELAWVTPSMAREDIAEAAAAAGAARTAVVFAHDDGTEGYDRSSLSLPGHQDALIEAVARANPDTVVVLNTGSAVLMPWLEGTAAVLQMWYPGQEGAQAAAALLFGDADPGGRLALSFPASEDAHPVAGDPLRYPGVDGRQEYSEGLLTGYRWYEATGTRPLFPFGHGLSYGRFGYAEASVRAAGEGLEVEVLLRNTGDRAGREVVQVYLGPSPDLPGHVAQAPKRLAGYARVELAPGEERRVVVAVPARALEHWDTAADAWRRGTGERPVHVGASSSDIRLTERFEVAP; from the coding sequence ATGACCACGACGACCCGATCCGGTGACCCCGGCGAGACCGCGGATGCGCTGGTCGCGCGGATGACGCGCGAGGAGAAGCTGTCCTTTGCCGCCTGGGGGTTCGATCCCGCGGGGATGAAGGGCGTCGGCTACCTGCCGGGGGTGCCCCGGCTGGGGATCGCCCCGCTGCGGGTGGCCGACGGCCCGGTCGGGATCCGGCTGATCGGTGAGCCCGCGACGGCGCTGCCCGCCCCGGTGGCGCTGGCCTGCGCCTTCGATGCGGGGCTGGCGCGCGAGTACGGCGCGGTGATGGGCCGCGACGGGCGCGCGCTGGGGCAGGACATGGTGCTGGCGCCGATGGTGAACTCGGTGCGGGTGCCGCACGCCGGGCGGAACTTCGAGACGTTCGGTGAGGACCCGCTGCTGGCCGCGGACATCGCGGCGGCGCAGGTGGAGGGGGTGCAGTCGGAGGGGTTGATGGCGTGTGTGAAGCACTTCGCCGCCAACAACCAGGAGAAGGACCGGTTCACCGTGGACGTCGCCGTCGACGGGCAGGTGCTGCGGGAGATCGAGTTCCCGCCGTTCCGCGCGGCGGTGGAGGCCGGGGTGGCCGGGGTGCTGGCCGCCTACAACTCCCTCAACGGCGCGTTCTGCTCGGAGAACGCGGCCCTGCTGCGCGATGTGCTGCGCGGCGACTGGGGGTTCGGCGGGTGGGTGATGTCCGACTGGCTGGGCACGCACAGCACGGCCGCCATCGGCCGCGGCCTCGACCAGGAGCTGGGCCTGGAGATCGAGCACGAGCCCGGCCCGGACGAGGAGCCGCCGGGGCCCAAGTACTTCGGTGCGGCGCTGGAGGAGGCGATCGAGCGGGGGGAGGTCGCCGAGGCCGACCTGGACCGGGCGGTGGCCCGGATCGTGGCGGCGATGGTCCGGTTCGGGCTGGTGGGCGACGGCGCCGGGGCGCGTCCGGAGCGCGACCGGGAGGCCGCCCGCGGGGTGGCGCGGCGGGTCGCCGAGGCCGGCGCGGTGCTGCTGCGCAACGAGGGCGGTGCGCTGCCGCTGACCGGGGGGCGCGCCGCCGACCTCGCGGTGATCGGCGATGCGGCCGCGGTCCCCAAGGTCACCGGGCTGGGCAGCGCCTTCGTCACCCCCGATGCCGCGGCGGCGCCGCTGGAGGCGATCCGCGAGCGCGCCGGCGCGGGGGCCCGCGTCGTGCACGTCCGGGGCGACGACGTGTTCGGCCGGCCGGTCGGGGACGCTGCGCTGTCGCCCGCGCTTCCCGGCGGGCAGGCCCTGCCGTCGGGCGGCCGGGGGGAGGTCTACAAGGGCGTGCTGACCGTCGCCGAGGCGGGTGTGCACCGGTTGTCGGTCCGGGTGCGCGGCGGGTACGCCACCCTCACCCTGGACGGGGAGGTCGCGCTGGAGGCCGGTGAGGTGTTCGGGCCGCAGAGCAGCCTGACCCTGGACCTCGCCGAGGGCGAGTACCGGCTCGGGCTGTCCGGGTGGGCGTGGCAGGCGTCGCCGCTGGAGGTCGAGCTGGCGTGGGTGACCCCGTCGATGGCCCGGGAGGACATCGCGGAGGCGGCCGCGGCGGCGGGGGCGGCGCGCACCGCGGTGGTGTTCGCGCACGACGACGGGACCGAGGGCTACGACCGGTCCTCGCTGTCGCTGCCGGGCCACCAGGACGCCCTGATCGAGGCGGTGGCCCGCGCCAACCCGGACACCGTGGTGGTGCTGAACACCGGTTCGGCGGTGCTGATGCCGTGGCTGGAGGGCACGGCCGCGGTGCTGCAGATGTGGTATCCGGGGCAGGAGGGCGCGCAGGCCGCGGCGGCGCTGCTGTTCGGCGACGCCGACCCGGGCGGCCGGCTGGCGCTGTCCTTCCCGGCGTCCGAGGACGCCCACCCGGTCGCGGGGGACCCGCTGCGCTACCCGGGTGTGGACGGGCGCCAGGAGTACTCCGAGGGGCTGCTCACCGGCTACCGGTGGTACGAGGCGACGGGGACGCGGCCGCTGTTCCCGTTCGGGCACGGGCTGTCCTACGGCCGCTTCGGCTACGCGGAGGCGTCGGTGCGGGCCGCCGGGGAGGGCCTGGAGGTCGAGGTGCTGCTGCGCAACACCGGTGACCGGGCGGGGCGCGAGGTGGTCCAGGTCTACCTGGGCCCCAGCCCCGACCTGCCGGGGCATGTGGCGCAGGCGCCCAAGCGGCTCGCGGGCTACGCGCGGGTCGAGCTGGCGCCGGGCGAGGAGCGGCGGGTGGTGGTCGCGGTGCCCGCGCGGGCCCTGGAGCACTGGGACACGGCGGCGGACGCCTGGCGCCGGGGCACCGGTGAGCGGCCGGTCCACGTCGGGGCGTCGTCCTCCGACATCAGGCTCACCGAGCGGTTCGAGGTCGCGCCCTGA
- a CDS encoding MFS transporter encodes MSTDAPTPADAPAARRTPLVPLLTLLLLGNVSVIAVFTGASTLIPARLAEIDPANKEALWGTIQGISAVFATLFNPIGGALSDRTRSRMGRRHPWLLGSALIGFGVLAFLGSATTVVMIGIAWCLAQAVMNIFMAALTAIIPDRVLPARRGTASAVMGVGTSLGAIVGTQVAARYVDEGALAYLIFGGTVLVAALLFATCTRDPRPGEYEESQNVTLAESFVTFLAALKHRDFMWVWLGRALMVLGYFMVLMFMLFILSDYITLPEGLKPTDAMATAVTVSTVAGMAATIIGGPLSDWTGRRKLFVVASGVVTACALLIPLLVPTWSAFLIYAGLHGAAFGWYSAVDIALMTLILPRSEDAGRDMGVLNIANAGPQIIAPFIAASVIGAFGGYPALFITGMVISLVGAVAVLPVKSVR; translated from the coding sequence GTGAGCACCGATGCCCCCACCCCCGCGGACGCTCCCGCGGCGCGGCGCACCCCCCTGGTGCCGCTGCTGACCCTGCTGCTGCTCGGCAACGTCTCGGTGATCGCCGTCTTCACCGGTGCGAGCACCCTCATCCCGGCCCGGCTCGCCGAGATCGACCCCGCGAACAAGGAAGCCCTGTGGGGCACCATCCAGGGGATCAGCGCCGTCTTCGCGACGCTGTTCAACCCGATCGGCGGGGCGCTGTCGGACCGCACCCGGTCGCGGATGGGCCGCCGGCACCCCTGGCTGCTGGGCAGCGCGCTCATCGGGTTCGGCGTCCTGGCGTTCCTGGGCAGCGCGACGACCGTGGTGATGATCGGGATCGCGTGGTGCCTGGCTCAGGCGGTCATGAACATCTTCATGGCGGCGCTGACCGCGATCATCCCCGACCGGGTGCTCCCCGCGCGCCGCGGTACCGCGTCGGCGGTGATGGGCGTGGGCACGTCGCTGGGCGCGATCGTCGGCACCCAGGTCGCCGCGCGCTACGTCGACGAGGGCGCGCTCGCCTACCTCATCTTCGGGGGCACGGTCCTGGTCGCCGCGCTGCTCTTCGCCACCTGCACGCGCGACCCGCGCCCGGGCGAGTACGAGGAGTCGCAGAACGTGACGCTCGCCGAGTCCTTCGTGACGTTCCTGGCGGCGCTGAAGCACCGCGACTTCATGTGGGTGTGGCTGGGCCGGGCCCTGATGGTCCTGGGCTACTTCATGGTGCTGATGTTCATGCTGTTCATCCTCAGCGACTACATCACCCTGCCGGAGGGGCTCAAGCCGACCGACGCGATGGCCACCGCGGTGACCGTCTCCACGGTCGCCGGCATGGCCGCGACCATCATCGGCGGGCCGCTGTCGGACTGGACGGGCCGGCGCAAGCTGTTCGTGGTGGCCTCCGGTGTGGTGACGGCGTGCGCCCTGCTCATCCCGCTGCTGGTGCCGACCTGGAGCGCGTTCCTCATCTACGCCGGCCTGCACGGCGCGGCCTTCGGCTGGTACAGCGCGGTGGACATCGCGCTGATGACGCTGATCCTGCCGCGCTCTGAGGACGCCGGCCGGGACATGGGCGTGCTGAACATCGCCAACGCCGGGCCGCAGATCATCGCGCCGTTCATCGCGGCCTCGGTGATCGGGGCGTTCGGCGGCTATCCCGCCCTGTTCATCACGGGCATGGTGATCTCGCTGGTGGGCGCGGTGGCGGTGCTGCCGGTGAAGTCGGTGCGCTGA
- a CDS encoding metallophosphoesterase family protein, giving the protein MQRRPRLLAVSDLHVSHRENRAIAEELRPGHPGDWLLVAGDVAETPADIAWTLELLASRFDTVVWTPGNHDLWTVKDDPVRLNGAARYDHLVKICRSLGVLTPEDPYPVWEGDGGPAVVAPVFTLYDYSFHPPGTATKEEGLAYAHETGVVCTDEFLLHPDPYPAREDWCAARVAATEPRLAEAAARHPTVLVGHWPLVRRPTDVLYYPEFAQWCGTVRTADWHLRFNAAAVVYGHLHIPRTTRYDGVRFEEVSVGYPREWRRRGRPDDWLRTVLPAGGTA; this is encoded by the coding sequence ATGCAACGGCGGCCCCGACTGCTCGCGGTCAGCGATCTGCACGTTTCGCACCGCGAGAACCGCGCGATCGCCGAGGAGCTGCGCCCCGGCCACCCCGGCGACTGGCTGCTGGTGGCCGGAGACGTCGCCGAGACGCCCGCCGACATCGCCTGGACCCTCGAACTGCTGGCGTCCCGGTTCGACACCGTCGTGTGGACGCCCGGCAACCACGACCTGTGGACCGTCAAGGACGACCCGGTGCGCCTCAACGGCGCCGCCCGCTACGACCACCTCGTGAAGATCTGCCGGAGCCTGGGCGTGCTCACCCCGGAGGACCCCTACCCGGTGTGGGAGGGCGACGGCGGGCCGGCCGTGGTCGCCCCGGTGTTCACGCTCTACGACTACTCGTTCCACCCGCCGGGGACCGCCACCAAGGAGGAGGGCCTCGCCTACGCGCACGAGACCGGCGTGGTGTGCACCGACGAGTTCCTGCTCCACCCCGACCCCTACCCGGCGCGGGAGGACTGGTGCGCGGCGCGCGTCGCCGCCACCGAACCCCGGCTGGCGGAGGCCGCCGCCCGGCACCCCACCGTGCTGGTCGGCCACTGGCCGCTCGTCCGCCGCCCCACCGACGTCCTGTACTACCCCGAGTTCGCCCAGTGGTGCGGCACGGTGCGCACCGCCGACTGGCACCTGCGGTTCAACGCCGCGGCCGTCGTCTACGGGCACCTGCACATCCCGCGCACCACCCGCTACGACGGGGTGCGCTTCGAAGAGGTGTCGGTCGGCTACCCGCGCGAATGGCGCCGCCGCGGGCGCCCGGACGACTGGCTGCGCACCGTGCTGCCCGCCGGCGGAACGGCATGA